Proteins from one Mesoplodon densirostris isolate mMesDen1 chromosome 1, mMesDen1 primary haplotype, whole genome shotgun sequence genomic window:
- the LOC132486394 gene encoding transcription initiation factor TFIID subunit 13-like, giving the protein MADEEEDPTFEEENEEIGGGAEGGQGERKRLFSKELQCMIYGFGDDQNPYTESVDILEDLVIEFITEMTHKAMSIGRQGRVQVEDSVFLIRKDPRKFARVKDLLTMNEELKQARKAFDEANYGS; this is encoded by the coding sequence ATGGCAGATGAAGAAGAAGACCCCACCtttgaggaagaaaatgaagaaattggaGGAGGTGCAGAAGGTGGACAGGGTGAAAGAAAGAGACTTTTTTCTAAAGAATTACAGTGTATGATATATGGGTTTGGGGATGACCAGAATCCTTATACTGAGTCAGTAGATATTCTTGAAGACCTTGTCATAGAGTTCATCACCGAAATGACTCACAAGGCAATGTCAATTGGAAGACAAGGTCGGGTACAAGTTGAAGATAGCGTCTTCTTGATTCGAAAGGACCCAAGAAAGTTTGCTAGGGTTAAAGACTTGCTTACTATGAATGAAGAATTGAAACAAGCtagaaaagcatttgatgaagcAAACTATGGATCTTGA